A DNA window from Ipomoea triloba cultivar NCNSP0323 chromosome 10, ASM357664v1 contains the following coding sequences:
- the LOC116031822 gene encoding chromatin remodeling protein EBS-like isoform X2, translating to MRPPESGTASYVARVEKIEADNRNNVKVRVRWYYRPEESMGGRRQFHGAKELFLSDHYDVQSADTIEGKCTVHTFRAYVKLQNVGTEDYYCRFEYKAATGAFIPDRVAVYCKCELPYNPDDLMVQCEECKDWYHPACVGMSVEQTKQLDQFVCSDCASDPNVKKPQNSDAASPITSGKVEPKRQKR from the exons ATGCGCCCTCCAGAAAGTGGGACTGCCTCTTATGTGGCACGAGTGGAGAAAATTGAAGCTGATAATCGGAACAATGTGAAAGTGCGGGTTAGGTGGTATTACCGGCCAGAGGAGTCAATGGGAGGGCGACGCCAGTTTCATGGAGCAAAAGAGTTATTCCTGTCGGATCACTATGATGTTCAAAGTGCCGACACTATAGAAGGGAAGTGCACTGTTCACACTTTCAGGGCCTATGTTAAGCTTCAGAACGTTGGGACAGAGGATTACTATTGTCGATTTGAGTATAAAGCTGCAACTGGAGCTTTTATACCAGACCGTGTTGCAGT GTATTGCAAGTGTGAGCTGCCGTATAATCCCGATGACCTGATGGTACAATGCGAGGAGTGCAAGGACTG GTATCATCCTGCCTGTGTGGGCATGTCTGTCGAGCAGACAAAACAACTCGATCAATTCGTTTGCTCTGATTGTGCATCCGATCCAAATGTGAAAAAGCCCCAGAACTCAGATGCTGCCTCTCCAATAACTAGTGGCAAG GTTGAGCCCAAGCGCCAGAAGAGGTAG
- the LOC116031822 gene encoding chromatin remodeling protein EBS-like isoform X1, translating to MAKTRPGKRDLDSYTIRGTNKVVKAGDCVLMRPPESGTASYVARVEKIEADNRNNVKVRVRWYYRPEESMGGRRQFHGAKELFLSDHYDVQSADTIEGKCTVHTFRAYVKLQNVGTEDYYCRFEYKAATGAFIPDRVAVYCKCELPYNPDDLMVQCEECKDWYHPACVGMSVEQTKQLDQFVCSDCASDPNVKKPQNSDAASPITSGKVEPKRQKR from the exons ATGGCCAAGACTAGACCTGGGAAACGAGACTTGGACTCTTACACCATTAGAGGCACTAACAAGGTTGTCAAAG CTGGAGACTGTGTGTTGATGCGCCCTCCAGAAAGTGGGACTGCCTCTTATGTGGCACGAGTGGAGAAAATTGAAGCTGATAATCGGAACAATGTGAAAGTGCGGGTTAGGTGGTATTACCGGCCAGAGGAGTCAATGGGAGGGCGACGCCAGTTTCATGGAGCAAAAGAGTTATTCCTGTCGGATCACTATGATGTTCAAAGTGCCGACACTATAGAAGGGAAGTGCACTGTTCACACTTTCAGGGCCTATGTTAAGCTTCAGAACGTTGGGACAGAGGATTACTATTGTCGATTTGAGTATAAAGCTGCAACTGGAGCTTTTATACCAGACCGTGTTGCAGT GTATTGCAAGTGTGAGCTGCCGTATAATCCCGATGACCTGATGGTACAATGCGAGGAGTGCAAGGACTG GTATCATCCTGCCTGTGTGGGCATGTCTGTCGAGCAGACAAAACAACTCGATCAATTCGTTTGCTCTGATTGTGCATCCGATCCAAATGTGAAAAAGCCCCAGAACTCAGATGCTGCCTCTCCAATAACTAGTGGCAAG GTTGAGCCCAAGCGCCAGAAGAGGTAG
- the LOC116033400 gene encoding subtilisin-like protease SBT2.4, which translates to MASSLLQNLHLLLLIFLTFIPLRCIAEEDHREIYLVLTEGDPVAFHHGNNMKLEKGKKLDPSCESLKAYAKKLTESHDELLEVSLDRGSYNKVYSFKHIVNGFAVHTTPSQVEKVKRLPGVRLVEKDRRVKLMTTYTPQFLDMASAWSQEGGDRNAGEGVVIGFVDSGINPLHPSFGYDPANPFSSKVSHFSGDCEAGPLFPKTACNGKIVSARFFSAGAQAAATLNASIDILSPFDADGHGSHVASTAAGNFGVPVVVDGFYYGTASGMAPRARIAVYKAIYPTVGVLSDVLAAIDQAVIDGVDILSLSVGPDEPPEEALTFLALFEIFMLAAHRAGVFVVQAAGNHGPGPYSVISYSPWSVGVAACDTDRSFPGTLILGDGHKISGIGLSGSTLGSGVLRHKLVLAKDAVRINGAFPRTAEYIEECQYPEALDPSVLIGSLVICSFSAGFSNGSSSLTAITETAKALGFAGFVFVANPSYGDFIAQPLPFQIPGIMIPRAADAQIILSYYEKQTARDKRGYVTRYGGSAAITEGRIASYTTRAPVVSRFSSRGPDFSDQTRNPTDVLKPDLLAPGNQIWAAWSPMSVADPILSGQNFALISGTSMATPHVAGVAALIRQQNPSWTPSMIASALSTTATTQDNLGETMMAQGSELYSLHTSAPFGFGSGLVNPSRALDPGLVFSAGFKDYIGFLCSLPNIDPEVVKTATGGICGGIFFEHPSDLNLPSVTISALAGSRLVHRRVLNVASKPESYLCAVLPPKGVAVDIQPSWFRIPPQGTQDLQIRFNVSLPSNDFCFGEVTCTGSLNHIMRIPLSVLPISASQTE; encoded by the exons ATGGCTTCATCACTTCTCCAAAATCTCCATCTTCTGCTACTCATCTTTCTAACATTCATCCCTCTCAGATGCATAGCAGAAGAAGATCATCGAGAGATATATTTAGTCTTGACAGAAGGAGACCCCGTTGCATTTCATCATGGCAACAACATGAAACTTGAAAAAGGGAAGAAGCTTGATCCTAGCTG TGAGAGTTTAAAGGCTTATGCAAAAAAGTTGACAGAATCCCATGATGAGTTGTTAGAGGTGAGTTTGGATAGGGGAAGCTATAACAAGGTTTACAGCTTCAAACACATTGTAAATGGCTTTGCAGTCCACACAACTCCTTCTCAG GTGGAGAAGGTGAAGAGATTGCCAGGGGTGAGGTTAGTGGAAAAGGACAGAAGGGTTAAGCTCATGACAACCTACACTCCACAGTTTCTAGACATGGCATCAGCATGGAGCCAAGAAGGGGGAGACAGAAATGCAGGTGAAGGTGTAGTTATTGGATTTGTGGATTCTGGCATCAATCCATTGCACCCCAGCTTTGGCTATGATCCTGCAAATCCGTTTTCGTCGAAAGTATCCCATTTTTCTGGGGACTGTGAGGCAGGCCCTCTCTTTCCTAAGACTGCCTGCAATGGGAAGATTGTGTCTGCTAGGTTTTTCTCAGCTGGTGCACAGGCTGCTGCCACCCTTAATGCCTCCATTGATATTCTATCTCCTTTTGATGCTGATGGCCATGGAAG CCATGTTGCTTCAACTGCTGCTGGGAATTTTGGAGTTCCTGTTGTGGTGGATGGCTTTTACTATGGAACAGCGAGTGGAATGGCGCCTCGAGCAAG GATTGCTGTTTATAAGGCTATTTATCCAACAGTGGGAGTTCTCTCAGATGTCTTAGCAGCTATTGATCAA GCTGTGATAGATGGAGTGGATATCTTATCACTCTCAGTAGGTCCAGATGAGCCACCAGAAGAGGCTCTCACATTCTTGGCACTGTTTGAGATCTTCATGTTGGCTGCACATAGGGCTGGAGTTTTCGTCGTTCAAGCTGCTGGGAACCACGGGCCTGGTCCTTACAGCGTGATCTCTTACAGCCCGTGGTCTGTGGGGGTTGCAGCCTGTGACACGGACAGAAGTTTCCCCGGGACTCTCATTCTTGGCGACGGTCACAAGATCAGTGGAATAGGCTTGTCAG gCTCGACGTTGGGTAGTGGAGTTCTTCGACATAAGCTCGTTCTTGCCAAGGATGCAGTAAGGATAAACGGGGCGTTTCCCAGAACTGCAGAGTACATAGAGGAGTGTCAGTATCCAGAGGCATTAGACCCTTCTGTTCTGATAGGAAGTTTGGTGATCTGCAGCTTCTCAGCTGGTTTTTCCAATGGATCATCAAGCCTAACAGCCATCACAGAGACAGCAAAGGCTCTTGGATTCGCGGGATTTGTATTTGTTGCGAATCCATCCTATGGAGACTTCATAGCTCAGCCTCTCCCCTTCCAAATCCCCGGGATTATGATCCCCAGAGCTGCTGATGCACAG ATTATACTGAGCTACTATGAAAAGCAGACTGCCAGGGACAAGAGAGGCTATGTAACAAGATATGGCGGGAGCGCAGCCATAACCGAGGGAAGAATTGCTTCTTACACAACCCGAGCTCCTGTTGTTAGCAGATTTTCTTCCAGGGGTCCTGATTTCAGTGATCAAACCAGGAATCCAACTGATGTATTGAAGCCCGATTTATTGGCTCCCGGGAACCAGATTTGGGCAGCTTGGAGCCCCATGAGTGTTGCAGATCCCATTCTATCTG GACAAAACTTCGCTCTCATCTCGGGGACAAGCATGGCGACGCCACATGTTGCTGGCGTGGCAGCGCTCATCAGGCAGCAAAATCCGTCGTGGACACCGTCCATGATAGCGTCGGCCTTGTCAACCACTGCCACCACTCAAGACAATCTTGGAGAAACCATGATGGCTCAAGGATCTGAGCTCTACAGCCTGCACACTTCTGCTCCCTTCGGTTTTGGCTCGGGCCTTGTCAATCCCTCCCGGGCACTAGACCCGGGGCTGGTCTTCTCAGCCGGCTTCAAGGACTACATTGGGTTCCTATGCTCCCTCCCCAACATTGATCCTGAAGTGGTGAAAACCGCGACTGGGGGAATCTGTGGTGGCATTTTTTTCGAGCACCCTTCTGACCTGAACCTGCCTTCAGTGACTATTTCAGCTCTAGCTGGATCACGGCTGGTCCACCGGAGGGTCTTGAACGTTGCCAGCAAACCCGAGAGCTACCTGTGTGCCGTGCTGCCTCCAAAAGGAGTGGCGGTCGATATACAGCCATCTTGGTTCAGAATACCCCCACAAGGAACTCAAGATCTGCAGATAAGGTTTAATGTGAGCCTGCCAAGTAATGACTTCTGCTTTGGTGAAGTTACCTGCACTGGAAGCTTGAATCATATCATGAGGATTCCCTTGTCAGTTTTGCCCATCTCTGCATCCCAAACCGAATAA
- the LOC116031623 gene encoding uncharacterized protein LOC116031623, with product MVGPFSHHNPKPKSSGRKHTEPEREEEEMEEVEAQRPEILSPCSSGRRSGDSTSPEFEFWMVRNPSFPQPNLLSADELFSDGVLLPLDLLPQEGNACSDESPGGILGLGGENQPETSGSAAVVGGAAVVSGSKRWKDIFKKGEKKEKKGGSDENVKEKGEKKEKKGGVVGPSAAELNINIWPFSRSRSAGNGGARPRLGAAGSALTHRKVSSAPCSRSNSAGESKSRKWPTSPTRAGVHLGRSSPVWQVRRTSAAAATRTTENLSKAAEKALKKETNSDKPAKKDGNFSKSLKKEGNDTRRKNSSAAVHGGALPKARVLNLNVPMCIGYRHHLSCRSDENSTIAVAAAASDGGQNGGGVPGEAVRGSNLFNLRNLFTKKVY from the coding sequence ATGGTAGGCCCATTCTCTCACCATAACCCAAAACCTAAAAGCTCAGGGAGGAAACACACAGAAccagagagagaagaagaagaaatggaggaaGTGGAGGCTCAGAGGCCGGAAATTCTCTCGCCGTGCAGCAGTGGAAGAAGAAGCGGCGATTCCACCTCGCCGGAATTTGAGTTCTGGATGGTCCGAAACCCCTCTTTCCCTCAGCCCAATCTTCTCTCCGCCGATGAGCTTTTCTCCGATGGAGTTCTATTACCGCTTGATCTCCTCCCGCAGGAAGGTAACgcctgctccgatgagtctccGGGGGGAATTTTGGGGTTGGGCGGTGAAAACCAGCCGGAAACGTCCGGGTCTGCGGCGGTGGTGGGCGGCGCCGCCGTGGTTAGCGGGTCGAAGCGGTGGAAGGATATTTTTAAGAAAGgggagaagaaggagaagaagggaGGGAGTGATGAGAATGTGAAGGAGAAAGgggagaagaaggagaagaagggcGGCGTGGTGGGACCGAGCGCGGCGGAGCTGAATATAAATATTTGGCCGTTTTCGCGGAGCAGATCGGCGGGGAACGGCGGAGCGCGGCCGCGGCTAGGGGCGGCCGGATCCGCGTTGACTCACCGGAAAGTGAGTAGCGCGCCGTGTTCGCGGAGTAACTCAGCGGGTGAGTCCAAGTCGAGAAAGTGGCCCACCAGCCCGACCCGAGCCGGTGTCCACTTGGGTCGGAGCAGCCCGGTTTGGCAGGTCCGCCGtacctccgccgccgccgccactcGAACCACCGAAAATCTCTCAAAAGCCGCCGAAAAGGCTCTCAAAAAGGAAACAAATTCCGATAAACCCGCCAAAAAAGACGGCAACTTTTCTAAATCCCTCAAAAAAGAAGGAAACGACACTCGCCGGAAAAACTCCTCCGCCGCCGTCCACGGCGGCGCCCTCCCCAAAGCTCGagtcttgaacttgaatgttccGATGTGTATTGGATACCGACACCATCTAAGCTGCAGAAGCGACGAAAACAGTACCATTGCAGTCGCCGCCGCCGCATCTGACGGTGGTCAAAACGGCGGCGGAGTTCCCGGCGAAGCCGTACGGGGcagtaatttatttaatctccGAAATCTCTTTACCAAGAAAGTATATTAA